A genomic segment from Diospyros lotus cultivar Yz01 chromosome 5, ASM1463336v1, whole genome shotgun sequence encodes:
- the LOC127802843 gene encoding uncharacterized protein At4g00950-like: MGSEGEEASSSTPKLPLFSMHCSSPEPWSGMLTPLHTSASVPFRWEEEPGKPLSYSTALITTTTTPNPTKNFCLELPPRLQLQDHHHGSSSRMTKTPSPTTVLDGPYLGGGIGIRSSSSSFRFMGRRHHHIHGAGSFGCRYDNESPERVQFGGSKYKGRGFFFGSWRISKPATGQSSSSEEPAGEGSFVFATSSSSLDYLADFGGGGDDNNNNAKRGKKISRSSLRRNGSLSSSVSRVRTHLWATIYQGLKQVVPWKGRKSKKEGLLV; the protein is encoded by the coding sequence atgggatcGGAGGGAGAAGAGGCAAGTTCCTCAACGCCAAAGCTTCCACTGTTTAGTATGCACTGCTCATCCCCGGAGCCTTGGTCGGGAATGCTAACGCCACTCCACACCTCGGCTTCAGTTCCATTCCGGTGGGAGGAAGAGCCCGGCAAGCCCCTCTCTTACTCGACTGCCCTtattactactactactacgcCAAATCCCACCAAGAACTTCTGCTTGGAGCTTCCTCCCAGGCTGCAGCTACAGGATCATCATCATGGGTCCTCCTCCAGAATGACCAAAACGCCCTCGCCGACCACCGTCCTCGACGGTCCCTATCTGGGCGGCGGCATTGGCATCCggtcctcctcttcttctttcagGTTCATGGGCAGAAGACATCATCATATTCATGGGGCAGGCTCTTTTGGCTGCAGATATGACAATGAGAGTCCAGAGAGAGTGCAGTTTGGTGGTTCCAAGTACAAGGGCAGAGGCTTCTTCTTTGGGTCTTGGAGAATTAGCAAACCAGCTACAGGCCAAAGCAGCAGCAGCGAGGAACCTGCAGGTGAGGGTAGTTTCGTCTTTGCaacttcctcctcctccttggACTACTTGGCAGATTTTGGTGGTGGCGGCGACGATAACAATAATAATGCAAAAAGAGGGAAGAAGATTTCAAGATCAAGCCTTAGAAGAAACGGAAGCCTTTCCAGCAGCGTCTCTCGCGTCAGAACTCACCTCTGG